The Mustela erminea isolate mMusErm1 chromosome 10, mMusErm1.Pri, whole genome shotgun sequence genomic sequence GGCCCTGCCTGGGGGCCTGAATTTCCCCACCTGGTGTCCGGGTCTCCCAGGGACCCACACACTGGCCCAAGAGCCAGGATGGCAGCAGACAACTCATTGGGCCACCCTGGGGCAGCCTGATGCCACGCAGGTCGCCCCGGGACAGGACGCCAGCCAGGTGGCGGAGGGGAGGGTGGATTTTCACGGTGCCGGCTCCTTCTCGTCTTCTACATCATACCTTGTGACCCGCTCAGAGGTCTTTCCCTCCCACCGTATCAGAAAATCTCCGTGCCTCCCATCACCTCCCAGCCCCGCACCCCACGTCGGGTCCTACACAGCACTTGTTCCATCACTGTTCAAAATCAcctttattgattcatttattttttttttaagattttatttatttatttgacagagagagatcacaagcaggcagagaggcaggcagagagagagagaggaggaagcaggctccctgctgatcagagagcccgatgcgggactcggtcccaggaccctgagatcatgacctgagccgaaggcagcggcttaacccactgagccacccaggcgccctattgattcatttatttatttaacccttcacccacccccaccgccccgaGGATAAGCTCCGAGAATGCTGTGCTGTCTTTCCTAGTACTCTGCTGAGCCTGGCGTGCAGAAGATGCGACATTAGGATTTGCTGTAGGATGAACTAGTCTCTTTCCCTACGCAGGGGCCTTAAGGCGAACAAAGGTaagtgggaggaaggaggaggcctTCGAGCGTGTACGTGACGGCTGCTTCGGATGTCCTTGATCGTTCTAATGTTGTTCCTTGGCTCGGGTACAAAGACTTCTGcttggctggggaaggggggctggGTTTTGGGAACCTCAGTTCGGAGCTCTCCAGCCTGCTGTGCcaacccctcctcctccagggccaggCTCTTCTAGTTACTCTGCCTGCCTGCAGACACAGGAGGAGAGGGCTTTGAGCGAGCCGATGACCGTGCCCCAAGCTGAAGACCTTGAGGCCACAGCCTTCAAGGGATTCCCCTTGGCTTCAGGAGCCTCCTGGGGGACCTGTGGACTGGctggggaggaagctggggccaCCGGCCCTCTGTGGGCTGGCTGGGCCCCCCCGGGGTGGGCCAGGAGTCCCCCACCCACAGGGGCCTCCTGAGTCAGGTGGGGCGGGTTTTCGCCACAGAACAAGATATAGGTCTTCATTGGAGGAGTGACAGGTCCTGGATGAGGACCGGAGGCTCGGGGGGGCACCGGGGGTTCCACCAGGGAGAGCTGTTTGCCACGAGCACAGTCGATGACAAAAGTGAGGTGAACGGCAGGGATGGCCTTCGGACGGCAGGCGGGCTTCCCACCTGGAAGGAAGGAGACCGGAGGCTTGCGTCAGCACAGTCCGCCCGTTGTGGTTTCCTTCATTCACCTGTTCCTTCCGCCGGGGTTTCACTGCCCAACTGGCTGACACACAAAGATGGGAAGAGAGTGGGGTCTAAGAGCATGGATTTCAGCACGagggagacctgagctgaaatcccgGCTTTCCCCTACTCAGCCGTCTGCCTTCTGGAACAGAGCCCCGGGGATCAGAGCTTCTGTGTGTAGGAATTTCCCAAGTGGACTCTGGTATGCTGGCGGGgccgggaggggggcggggggtgtggcGCGTGGTGCTAAggctctgcattttttttttaagatttttttttatctatttgacagagagagagacatcagagagagggaacataagcaaggggagtgggagagggagaagcaggctccccgctgagcagggaacctaatgtggggctcgatcccacacccctggcatcatgatctgagccgaaggcagaggcttaatgactgagccacccaggcaccccgaggctCTGCATTTTTAGCGATTCCCCGGGGAATGCCCATGCTGCTGGTCCACAGACCACACTGTTGAAGTGATGAGGTCCTTGAACAAGAGGAAGGTCCTGCcatcttttacagatgaggaaactgaggctcggctTGTGCAAATGGTGGTCCTCAGGGAGCACCaggctgctctcccctcccctccccgaaACAACCTCATCCCTAGCCCTGGAGGCCACTGGTAGTGCCTGGGGCCGTCTTCCTGCAGTCTTACTTTTGTACCCTCCGGACTCAGCTCAGGGAGAAGCCATGAGCCAGTCCTTCCCCCTTATCAATGAAGTGAGGACCAGAGCAGCTCCATGCAAATCCAGAGCCTGGACTCTCCAACAGTGCACTTCTTGAGTTACCTAAATAAATTCTCTTTGCTATGTGTTTTTCCTCACGACACAGTCTTGGAAGGAAGCTCATGTTCTGGTAGGTTCGTTAACACAGGGAATCCACCAAGCCCACCAGCCTGGCTTGAGAATCCTGGCAGTTCCAGGGAGGGTGTCTGCCCTGCCAAGCCCCACCTCAGCTGGTCCTTCTGCGGTGCCGAGGACCCCTGCCCACCACCTCTTACCTGAGCAGGTCTCCAGATCTGTCTCAAGGCCCATGACTCTGGCGCTGGCTTGTTGGTCGCTGGGGGGTTTCGAGAGCGGGTGGTCACTGCTGCAGCCACAGTGGGAGAACTTCTAGCTCTGGAAGGAGCAGAACGTCTCAGGAGCTTTTTCCAGGATGTAGTTCCCCACCCAAGGATCAGACCTTTTATATTTACCGGACCGGATCCGGATCTGCTGAGTGAATTCCACCAGGAGCCGCAGGAACTGGCCTGGGGCAGCTAGCGGATCGCTTTGATGCTCAGGGTTATGTCAACAGAATTGTTGTCAGGTCACCACTGGGAGGCTGTTTTACCGAACAGACACCATTTCTCTCCACTCCAGCCACTTCCCACCCATTCTGTACATCAGTCTGCCCAGACTTCAACAAGTAAATGgatttctcagggcacctgggtgactcagtgggttaagccgctgccttcggctcaggtcatgatctcagggtcctgggatcaagccccgcctgcatagggctctctgctcggcagggagcctgcttcccccctctctctgtctgcctctatccctatttgtgatctctctctctctctctgtcagataaataaataagtaaataaataaaatctttaaaaaacaacaaaaaagaaagaaaatggatttctcACAACCCTGGATGCTGGGGCCAGGTCAGGATTCACCAGGGATTGGAAACGGCAGGGTCTTCATGGGGCAAAGTGGGCAGAGGTGCTGCCTGGAGTCCCTTGTATCTGGGCACCAACCTCTTCACGAGGACTCCATGCTCATaatctaatcacctcccaaaagcACCACTTCCAAAACCCACCACACTCGGGAATCCacttcagtatatgaatttgaGGAGGACACGTTTATCGACAGCCTCTTTTAAATCAACCGActgtttttattgaaaaaaaagaaaggtatttacTTTATTAGCACCATTTTTTAAGGGGAATGTAGTTGACGTGCAATATTGTGTCAGTTTCAGGTGCCTGACAGAGACGTGATGATTTGACATTTACACATAGTAGGAAATGCTCACTGCGGGAAGtgcagttaccatctgtcacgaaaaaaaaaattattacaatattatcagCTACGGTCCCCATTCCCACACTgcacttttcatcttttttttttttaattttatttatttgtcagagagagaaagggagagcgagcgagcacaggcagacagagaggcaggcagaggcagagggagaagcaggctccctgccgagcaaggagcccgatgcggggctcgatcccaggacgctgggatcatgacctgagccgaaggcagttgcttaaccaactgagccacccaggcgtccctgcacttttcatctttgtgacttcttcattctatttttaagttattattattgttgttttaagattttatttatttatttgagagagagagagcatgcgagtgagggggaggaacagagggagagggacaggcagactccatacagagcacagagcctgatgaagggctcgatctcacgaccctgagagaatgctctgagccgaaatcaagagtcagtcgctcaccccctgagatcaagacccagccacccagacaccctggctTATTcgttttaaaactgaaagtttgtacctccttatttttatttttatttattttttaaagattttatttgtttatttgacagagagagatcacaagtaggcagagagttaggcagagagagaggaggaagcaggctccctgcagagcagagagcccgatgcggggctcgatcccaggacactgagatcatgacctgagccgaaggcagcggcttaatccactgagtcacccaggcgcccctgtatcttcttatttttaattaaatattttatttttaagtgatttctacACCAaaggtggggctcaaattcaGAACCCCAATACcaaaactcacaaccctgagatcaagagagatACATGCTCTAGCAACTAAGTCATCCAGGCCCCCCAGtgttgtaactggaagtttgtacctcttaatgcccttcacctattttgccgaACTGCCCACACGCCCCCAACCaaccctctgacaaccaccagtttgttctctgtattcgtGAGTCTGTTTCAGTTCGTTTGCTCATTTGTTGGAAATATACTTTGAAATGAAAATCAGTATTGTTTCATTAAATGTAACAGTATCACCTCTGTACATTACCAGTAACTCTGCATGGCGTAAGAATAGTGCTCCCCCAAAGAATAGTGCTCCCCCAAAGATAGCCCTAGGGCCATGCGCTAGGCCCCGGAACCTGTGAACACGTTTCCTGACACAGcaaaaaaatgacttcaaaaagTGATTAAGGGCATTCCACTTCTaacatcaattcttttttttttttttttttaatttttttttatatttatttattttttttaagattttatttatttatttgacagagagagagatcacaagtaggcagagaggcaggcagagagagagagagaagcaggctccctgctgagcagagagcccgatgcggggctcgatcccaggacactgagatcatgacctgagccgaaggcagcggc encodes the following:
- the SRARP gene encoding steroid receptor-associated and regulated protein, yielding MGLETDLETCSGGKPACRPKAIPAVHLTFVIDCARGKQLSLVEPPVPPRASGPHPGPVTPPMKTYILFCGENPPHLTQEAPVGGGLLAHPGGAQPAHRGPVAPASSPASPQVPQEAPEAKGNPLKAVASRSSAWGTVIGSLKALSSCVCRQAE